A section of the Armatimonadota bacterium genome encodes:
- a CDS encoding amidohydrolase, which yields MSAVAPSRTLLEEVTAIRHEIHRHPELAYEEFHTSEVVQRELKAAGVEFVAGLAGGTGVLGWLPATVEGGQVARSSGSQVTDSEHLNTRSPEHPFPRTIALRADMDALPIHETTGKDYASTIPGKMHACGHDGHTSILLGVAKTLAAMDERPNNVLLLFQPAEEGGAGGKRMVEDGALSGKVIGTKADRIFGLHGWTTLPLGKVATRVGPMMAATDNFDITIRGQGGHAAAPHTGIDPIVCAAHVVVALQGIASRNIDPFDSIVITVGQIDGGTATNIIPHTASIKGTVRTLLPETRKLAERRLKQVATGVAEAHNAKAEIVWMPGYPCTSNSAEAVADFMEAATRALGAEAVSDQGLPTMGGEDFSYYGSECPACFFQLGVIPPGQESVPGVHTPEFDFNDDAIEIGIKVFVELATAY from the coding sequence ATGTCCGCCGTCGCGCCCAGCCGCACCCTCCTCGAAGAAGTCACCGCCATCCGTCATGAGATTCACAGGCATCCGGAGCTCGCCTATGAGGAGTTCCACACCAGCGAAGTGGTTCAGCGTGAGCTGAAAGCGGCGGGGGTCGAGTTCGTTGCTGGTTTGGCGGGTGGGACGGGGGTTTTGGGTTGGTTGCCGGCGACGGTGGAGGGTGGCCAGGTTGCCAGGTCATCAGGTTCTCAGGTTACGGACTCCGAACACCTGAACACCCGATCACCTGAACACCCATTCCCCAGGACCATCGCGTTACGCGCGGACATGGACGCGCTTCCCATCCACGAGACGACCGGAAAGGACTACGCCAGCACTATTCCCGGCAAGATGCACGCCTGCGGGCACGATGGGCACACCTCGATTCTCCTTGGGGTTGCGAAAACCCTTGCGGCGATGGACGAGAGACCCAACAACGTGCTTCTGCTCTTTCAGCCTGCCGAAGAGGGAGGCGCGGGCGGCAAGCGCATGGTCGAGGACGGAGCGCTTTCCGGAAAAGTGATCGGGACGAAGGCCGACCGGATCTTTGGGCTTCACGGATGGACAACGCTTCCGCTTGGCAAGGTGGCGACCCGCGTCGGTCCCATGATGGCGGCGACCGATAATTTCGACATCACCATTCGAGGTCAAGGAGGCCATGCGGCCGCGCCCCACACCGGTATCGACCCCATCGTCTGCGCGGCGCACGTGGTGGTCGCCCTCCAAGGCATTGCCTCGCGGAACATCGACCCCTTTGACTCCATTGTGATCACGGTTGGCCAGATCGATGGCGGTACCGCGACGAACATCATCCCCCACACCGCTTCCATCAAGGGAACGGTGCGCACGCTGTTGCCGGAAACCCGCAAGCTGGCTGAGCGCCGACTCAAACAAGTTGCAACAGGGGTCGCCGAAGCCCACAACGCCAAGGCAGAGATTGTCTGGATGCCTGGCTATCCCTGCACCAGCAACTCGGCCGAAGCGGTCGCGGACTTCATGGAGGCTGCGACGCGCGCGTTGGGAGCCGAAGCGGTGAGCGACCAGGGGCTTCCCACGATGGGTGGCGAGGACTTCAGCTACTACGGTTCCGAGTGCCCTGCCTGCTTCTTCCAGCTTGGCGTGATCCCCCCTGGGCAAGAATCCGTGCCAGGAGTTCATACCCCCGAGTTCGATTTCAACGACGACGCCATCGAGATCGGAATCAAGGTGTTCGTCGAACTGGCGACGGCGTATTAA
- a CDS encoding PEP-CTERM sorting domain-containing protein, whose protein sequence is MAWAALAALSAGAIAQDFSEGFDDVSLLAGMGWDMINHSDSAQNNWFQGNDTVFPALSGAGDSYIGANWQFTGGTTGQETLSGWLITPMRTLRNGDTFSFWTRTVDASGFPDRLQLRLSTNGASSNVGSGAEGVGDFSTLLVDVNSSEAASGYPETWTQYSATVSGLNAPTDGRFALRYYVHNGGFFGANSNYIGVDDVNYDGTVPEPATLAALGIGALMLLRKRR, encoded by the coding sequence TTGGCTTGGGCCGCCCTTGCGGCGCTCTCTGCGGGCGCAATCGCGCAAGACTTTTCCGAAGGCTTCGACGACGTGTCCCTGCTGGCCGGCATGGGTTGGGACATGATCAACCACAGCGACAGTGCCCAGAACAATTGGTTCCAGGGCAATGACACAGTCTTTCCGGCCCTCAGCGGCGCAGGCGACTCCTACATCGGCGCCAACTGGCAGTTTACGGGCGGAACCACCGGCCAAGAAACCCTCAGCGGCTGGCTGATCACGCCCATGCGCACGCTTCGCAACGGCGACACGTTCTCGTTCTGGACCCGGACGGTCGACGCCTCCGGCTTCCCGGATCGCCTCCAGTTGAGGTTGAGCACCAATGGCGCCAGCTCAAACGTGGGTTCGGGCGCCGAGGGTGTGGGGGACTTCTCCACCTTGCTGGTCGACGTCAACTCTAGCGAAGCGGCCTCCGGCTATCCGGAGACTTGGACCCAGTACTCCGCGACGGTATCCGGGCTCAATGCCCCGACCGACGGGAGGTTCGCCCTTCGCTACTACGTTCACAATGGCGGCTTCTTCGGGGCCAACTCGAACTACATTGGCGTGGACGACGTGAACTACGACGGCACCGTTCCCGAGCCGGCGACCCTGGCCGCCCTGGGCATTGGCGCCCTGATGCTCCTTCGCAAGCGACGCTGA
- the atpC gene encoding ATP synthase F1 subunit epsilon — MAATFHLSVVAPDRSVVEQEVVSVIAPGAAGYFGVLKNHVPLVVALKPGLLEYVSATHDRHYVALKGGFFELANDRATILADAAEPATEIDIARAEKDLEEARRALRGEDSPMDTDDAVVEVEWAVIRQKAARLA, encoded by the coding sequence ATGGCAGCTACGTTCCACCTCTCCGTCGTCGCCCCCGACCGCAGCGTCGTGGAGCAAGAGGTCGTGTCCGTGATCGCTCCGGGCGCGGCTGGGTACTTCGGAGTGCTCAAGAACCATGTGCCGCTGGTGGTGGCCCTCAAGCCGGGTCTTCTGGAGTACGTTTCGGCCACGCATGACCGCCATTACGTAGCGCTCAAGGGCGGCTTCTTCGAGCTTGCGAACGACAGAGCCACGATCCTTGCCGATGCAGCTGAGCCGGCGACCGAAATCGACATCGCCCGGGCTGAGAAGGACCTGGAAGAGGCGCGCAGGGCGCTCAGAGGCGAAGATTCCCCGATGGACACCGACGACGCGGTGGTCGAGGTGGAGTGGGCGGTCATCCGCCAGAAAGCCGCGCGGTTGGCCTGA